The DNA segment CGTTGAAGGATCAACTGTATCAACAGCCCAATTCAAACATATTGGGATACAACCTACGACTACATTTATACAATCTTGCTAAACCCGATGCCGATTCGTCTTATAAAGCGTGGCTAAACCGTGACCCAGAACGACATGACTTTTTAAAAAAGCTATTATCAGAAAAACAAGTTCAGCGTTTCGGTAAGTCATTTGTGGTATCAGGCTATAGTAATTTTCTTAAAAAAGTGGGAGAAGCACCTGTAACTATAGATGCCGTGAGGGTTAGAAAATCGGCAAACAGACTTTTAGCATATTATTACAAACAAGGCTTTTTCCGCACAAAAGTAGGCTATAGTATAGATACTCTTGGAGGTAAGAAAGCTCAGATAAATTATAAAGTAGCTACAGGTAAGCCTTATGTTGTAGACTCTATAAACACTTATATTGAGACACCTGTTCTTGATAGTTTATACCAAACTACACAAAAAAACTCTTTAATAAAAAAGAATAAACAATATAATGAGAGCGACTTTGTAGAAGAAAGAGAGCGTATTAAAACTTATTTTAAAAATAGAGGTGCTTATAACTTTGAGGTTAACAATATATCTTATGTAGTAGATACTGTAAACACAAACTATAAAGCCAATGTAGATCTTATTATTAGTAATGAAACAATAAGAAATGAAGATACTACTTATGCCCAACCTTTTAAACTATACAAAATAAGTCAGGTAAATATTTATACTAAAAACTTAGCCGATAAAAGTCAAAAAATAGACAGCACGTCTTATAAAGGTTTTAAAATATTTAGTACTGGAAAACTTAATTATAGAGCGAAAGCACTTACTGACCCTGTTTTTATATTACCTGGCGAAATGTATGCCGACTCTACCCGATCGCTTACTTATAAATACATGAATAACTTAAGGATATTTGATTATCCTAAAATACAATATGTTACCGATAGTACTGATGTAACAGGAGAATCGTTAATAACAAACATTTACCTTAGCCCGTGGAAAAAATTTAAATTTATTGCCTCTGCAGATGTTACCCATTCTAATATTCAAGATATAGGTTTAGAAGGTAGCATGGGGGTTTCTATACGAAATGTATTTCGTGGAGCCGAAATTTTAAACCTTACAGTAAGAGGTAACTTAGGCTCATCTAGTGATCCTGATATTGCTGACCGTAGCTTTTTTAATATTCAAGAATACGGAGCAGATGCAAAACTTAGCTTCCCAAGGATTTTTTTTCCTATTAAAACGGAAGGAATTATACCAAAAAGCATGATACCCTCTACCTTAGTAAGTTTTGGTATAAGTAGGCAACAAAATATTGGTTTAGATAAAGAAAACTTCTCAGGTATTTTAAATTACAACTGGAATCCAAAAGAAAAAGTTACAGCTAGTATGGATTTATTCAACATTCAATATGTACGTAACGTAAATCCGCAAAATTATTTTAATGTATACAATTCATCTTACGACAAACTAAATGATATTGCTAATACTTATGTGAGCGCTGTAAACCCTGATTATTTTGTAGAAAACACAAACCCGAATCAGGACAGACAATTAATAATTGAAAATGGTACAAGTGCTTTTATTAATGAGGTAACCGATGGTACTATCGCTGTATCTTCAGAAGATAAAAGAAGTGTAAGAAGTATTGAAGAACGAAAAAAACGACTTACCGAAAACAACCTAATTGCAGCTACAAACTTTACTTACACAACCAGTAATCAAGAGAACAATACAGACGAGACCTTTTTTGTCTTTAAAACAAAAATAGAAACAGCAGGAAATACACTTGGACTATTATCTGCAATTACTGACAATGGAAAAAGAAGTAGTAGTGGTAATAGAACCATTTTAGATGTTGAATATTCTCAGTATGTAAAAGGAGAAGTCGATTTTATAAAACACTTTGACTTAAGGAGAGGAAAAGTCTTAGCAATGCGTGCTTTTTTCGGGCTAGCTCTGCCTTATGGTAACTCTAACTCTATACCTTTTACTCGAAGTTATTTTGCAGGTGGTAGCAACGATAACCGTGCATGGCAATCATATAGCCTTGGACCAGGAAGAAGCGGCGGGCTTAATGACTTTAACGAAGCTAATCTAAAAATGGCATATAGTGCTGAGCTGCGCTTTAATTTATTTGGTCAATTAAATGGTGCTATATTTGGCGATGTTGGTAATATATGGAATGTTTTTGACAGCCAAGAAGACCCTGATTACACTTTTAACGGATTAAGTTCTTTTCGTGATCTCGCATTAGGATCAGGCTTTGGAGTCCGGTATGACTTTAATTTCTTTGTAGTAAGGCTTGATCTTGGTTTTAAAACCTATGACCCAGGCAGACCCGTGAATGACAGATGGTTTAAGCAGTACAATTTTTCACACACTGTTTACAATGTCGGAATTAATTATCCTTTCTAAACTTAAAAATACTATTTTTGTATATCTAATTCTTAAATCAAAAAATAATGGCTCACAACATCAAGCCCGGTGTAGCTACCGGAGACCAAGTCCAAGAGATATTTAAATATGCTAAAGAGAAAGGTTTTGCATTACCAGCTATAAACGTTACAGGATCTAGTACTATAAACGGTGTAATGGAAACAGCTGCAAAACTTAATGCGCCTGTTATCATACAATTCTCTAACGGAGGATCTGCATTTAACGCTGGTAAAGGACTATCTAACAACGGAGAAAAAGCAGCTATACTTGGTGCTATTGCTGGAGCAAAACACATACACACACTTGCCGAAGCTTACGGAGCTACAGTAATTTTACATACAGACCACTGTGCAAAAAAACTTTTGCCTTGGATAGACGGACTACTTGATGCTAGTGAAACACACTATAAAGAGCATGGAAAACCATTATTTAGTTCGCACATGATTGACCTTTCTGAAGAGCCAATCGAAGAGAATATTGAAATTTGTAAAACATACCTTACCAGAATGAGCAAAATGGGCATGACCCTAGAAATTGAGCTTGGTATTACTGGTGGTGAAGAAGATGGTGTTGACAATACTGATGTTGATAGCTCTAAACTATATACACAACCTGACGAAGTAGCTTATGCTTACGAAGAGTTAAACAAAATATCTGACAAGATTACTATTGCTGCTGCTTTTGGTAATGTACACGGAGTTTACAAACCAGGTAATGTAAAACTTACACCAAAAATTCTTAAAAACTCGCAAGAGTATGTACAGGAAAAATTCAATACTGAAGCTAATCCTGTAGATTTTGTTTTCCATGGTGGTTCAGGTTCTACTCTTGAAGAAATAAGAGAGGCTATTGGATATGGCGTTATCAAAATGAATATTGATACTGACCTACAGTATGCATTTACCGAAGGTGTTCGTGATTACATGGGCAGTAAAGTAGAGTACTTAAAAACACAAATAGGTAACCCAGAAGGTGCTGATGTACCAAACAAAAAATATTATGACCCAAGAAAATGGGTTCGTGAAGGCGAGCTTACTTTCAACACAAGGTTAGAAAAGGCTTTTGAAGACCTAAATAACGTAAACACACTATAAGTTAGAGGCTGTTGGTTTATTTAGGCAACCCCTCGATAAACCAGCAGCTATTAATTAAATTGAATAAATATGGCTTGGTTTAAGAGAACGGAAAAAGGAATACAGACACCAACCGAAGACAAGAAAGATGTACCTAAAGGATTATGGTACAAGTCGCCTACAGGTAAAATTATAGATGCTGAGGAGCTAGAAAGAAATTTTTATGTAAGCCCAGAAGACGGTTACCATGTACGCATAGGTAGTAAAGAATATTTTGCTATACTTTTTGATGATAACGAGTTTACAGAACTTGATGCTAACATTACATCAAAAGACCCTTTAAAATTTGTTGACACTAAGAAATATAGCGATCGTCTAAAAGAAGCTACTGAAAAAACCAAGCTGAAAGATGCTGTGCGAACAGCTGTAGGAAAATCTAAAGGAAAAGATCTTGTAGTATGCTGTATGGATTTTGCATTCATTGGCGGATCTATGGGAGCTGTAGTAGGAGAAAAGATTGTTCGTGGTATAGATCATGCTATCAAAAACAAATTACCATTTGTGATGATTTCAAAATCTGGTGGTGCAAGAATGATGGAAGCAGCAATATCGTTAATGCAACTTGCTAAAACATCTGCAAAGCTATCACAACTTGCTGATGCTGGTTTACCATACATATCATTATCTACAGATCCTACTACGGGTGGCACAACAGCATCATATGCTATGCTAGGTGACATTAACATATCAGAGCCTGGTGCGCTTATTGGGTTTGCAGGACCTCGTATCGTAAAAGATACTACAGGTAAAGAATTACCAGAAGGTTTCCAAACTGCTGAGTTTGTAATGGAACATGGCTTCCTTGATTTTATTACGCCAAGAAAAGAACTAAAAGATAAAATAAACCTTTACATCGACTTGATACAAAATCAAGCAGTTCGATAAAAACAAAAATCCCGCCAGTGGCGGGATTTTTTATTATTTTAAAGCCTGACAATCATCTATATAATAAGGATAATTATAATATGTTCCTATATAAGTATTATTTTTGTGACCAGGACTTTCACTTCCAACAGAAACTAAAAACTGGTGATTTACATCCCAAATTAAATAATAGAAAGCTATGCTGTAATTAGTAGTTTCAAGACTTGAAACGCTATTATTTAAAAGTTTCTTATCAATCATTTTAAAAGATATTCTACATTTTTTTATGAAATCTTTTTCTCCAATAAATACTAAAGTATCATTATCTTTTTCTCCATAATACAACGTATAATTATCATACCTCTTTTTATCAAAAACTTGAAAGTAATCACCATCGGTATTCTTTTTACTAGCACACGATAATAAAACAAATGATATACAGTAAAGATAGAGTAGCTTCATAAAAATTTAAACGATTGAAAGAATTACATACCCGTTCTAATCGCCTCAACAGGATCTAGTTTAGATGCTGCGATAGCAGGTAGTATACCAGAAATCAGTCCTATAAAAGTTGCCAACCCTGTACCTATCATTACATTAGCAAAACTAAGTATAAACTCAAAATCAAGTGCATTAGTAAGCACCTCAGCAATACCCCACACCATAAGCATACCTACTATACCCCCTATTAAAGAAAGTATAACGGCTTCGAATAAAAACTGAAATAATATAAAACGGTTTTTAGCACCCAGTGCTTTTTGAATACCAATAAGATTGGTACGCTCCTTTACTGATACAAACATAATATTAGCAATACCAAAGCCCCCTACCAATAGAGAGAATCCGCTAATAATCCAGCCTATCATATTCATCTTACCAATGATATCATCAATCATATCGGTAAAACCAGCAAGTATATCAATCATAAAGTTGCTTATATCGCCTGCTTTTATTCCTCTATATGAACGTAGTTTCTGGGTAATATCTGCCTTAACCGCATCAGGGTCGGCATCTGGCATTGGTTTAATAACAATAACAGGTGTCATAAAGCTATTATTATCGCCATACATTCTACGTATAAAATTAGCAGGGATAATAATTGTAATATCATTACTTGGTCCAAAAGTACTTTCACCTTGTTTCTCTATAACCCCAATAACGGTAAAACGCTGACCGTAAATACGTATCTTTTTATCAATAGGATTTTGTGTTCCAAATAAGTTCTCTGCAACCTCTCTCCCTATTACTGCTACAGCTTTACCCGAATTTGATTCGGCCTCATTATAAAAACGTCCATCTGCTATATTCAAACTCTGAATATCAGCAAACTCATAAGACGCAGGAACCATATTAATACCACTAACCGAATTATCTTCATACTTTACCATCTCATTCTTGGTAAATATCTGGAAAGCCATATACTCTGCCAATGGCACAGCATCTTTAAGGTATTGGTATTCGTCATAAGTCACATCAGGAAACTGCTCACGTTTCCAACGCGGAACTTCTGATGGTCCAAAAGAAAAACGTTTCAGGTACATAGTATTCTCATCTACCTTACTTAAATCTTTTTTAATTTTTTTATCTAAAGAATCTACTGCAGCAAGCACGGCTATAATAGAGAATATACCAATAGTAACCCCCAATAGCGAAAGTAACGTTCGGAGTTTGTTATTTATTAATGCACTCATTGCAAATGCAAGACTCTCTCTAAGTAAACGTAGGTATAAAAGCATAGCAATTTATTTGTCTTGTGTAAAATTCCATATTTTTTTCGCAAAAACCTAAAACATCAAATAATAAAATAAAAAAGGTTAAAATAATGCATGTTATCTCTTTGAATGTTAAGCCTGCATTAACTACTTTTGCATCTTTAAACACAACTACATAAAATGAGCACACAAAAAACCATTTCATCAGCACTTATATCTGTATTTAGCAAAGAGGGACTAGAACCTATAGTACGCAAATTACATGAAAATAATGTAACTATTTACTCTACAGGTGGCACAGAATCTTTTATTAAAGATTTAGGAATCCCTGTTGTAGCAGTAGAAGACGTAACCTCTTACCCTTCAATACTTGGTGGGCGTGTAAAAACATTACACCCAAAAGTTTTTGGTGGTATTCTTAACCGTCAAGACAATGAGCAAGATGTACAGCAGATGCAAGAATATAACATCCCGCAGATAGATTTGGTTATTGTAGATTTATATCCTTTTGAAAAAACAGTAGCTTCGGGCGCAGCTGAAGCTGATATTATTGAGAAAATAGACATTGGCGGTATTTCACTTATACGCGCTGCTGCAAAGAATTTTAAAGACACCATAATAGTAGCATCAGTAAACGATTATAGTCTGTTTTTAGAAACAATTACTAAAAATAATTGCGCTACTACAATAGAAGAGCGTAAATTATTTGCTGCAAAAGCATTCCATACCTCATCGCATTATGACACGGCTATATTCAATTACTTTAATACTGATGACACATTTTACAAAGCAAGTGTTGCTGACGGGCAGGTATTGCGCTATGGCGAAAACCCACACCAAAAAGGATTCTTCTTTGGCGAATTTGACAAAATATTTGATAAGTTACACGGAAAAGAGCTATCTTACAACAACCTATTAGATGTAGATGCGGCCGTAAACCTAATGCAGGAATTTAAAAATGATGCACCTACATTTGCCATACTAAAACATAACAACGCTTGCGGGCTAGCTACAAGAGCTACTATAAAAGAAGCTTACCTTGATGCACTTGCTGGCGATCCTACATCAGCTTTTGGTGGTGTATTAATTTCGAATACTAAAATTGACGTAGCAACTGCCGAAGAAATTCATAACCTTTTCTGCGAAGTGGTTATAGCTCCTGATTATGACGATGATGCGAAAGCAGTATTACAAGGAAAGAAAAATAGAATATTATTAGTACAACATGATGTAGCACTACCTACTAAGCAAGTACGAACCTGTTTAAACGGATTGTTAGTACAAGATAAAGACAACATTACAGATACTAAAGAACAACTTAAAACCGTTACGATAACATCGCCTACAGCGCAAGAGATTGAAGATCTTATTTTTGCATCTAAAATATGCAAGCACACTAAGTCAAACACTATTGTATTTGCAAAAAACAAACAACTTTTTGCATCGGGCACAGGACAAACCTCTCGTGTAGATGCATTAAGACAAGCTATTGATAAAGCTGTATCTTTTAAATTTGACCTAAACGGAGCTGTTATGGCAAGTGATGCTTTTTTTCCATTTCCAGACTGTGTGGAATTGGCAAAAAACGCAGGAATCACCGCAGTTATACAGCCTGGAGGATCTATAAAAGATGAATTAAGTATTAATTATTGTAACGAAAATAATGTTGCAATGGTATTTACAGGAACAAGACATTTTAAACATTAATTTTAGTACTTTTGTAAGCCTGAACACTTATAAAACACGAACCCTAAATACATTAATAAAGTATGGGATTTTTTGATTTCATGACCGAGGATATTGCCATTGACCTTGGTACCGCAAATACCCTCATTATCCATAACGACAAGGTTGTTATAGACAGCCCCTCTATTGTAGCACGCGACCGAGTATCGGGAAAAATAATTGCTGTAGGTAAAGAGGCAAGTATGATGCAGGGTAAAACGCATGAAAACATAAAAACCATACGTCCGCTTAAAGACGGGGTTATTGCCGACTTTGATGCTTCTGAACAGATGATAAGTTTGTTTATTAAAAGTATCCCTGCCTTAAAAAAGAAACTTTTTAAACCAGCGCTTCGCATGGTTATCTGTATCCCATCGGGTATTACCGAAGTAGAAATGCGTGCAGTAAAAGAATCGGCAGAAAGAGTAAACGGCAAAGAAGTATATCTTATTCATGAGCCTATGGCAGCAGCAATAGGTATTGGGGTAGATATTATGCAACCAAAAGGTAATATGATTGTAGATATAGGTGGTGGTACTACCGAGATTGCAGTTATTGCACTTGGAGGTATTGTATGTGATAAATCGGTAAAAATTGCGGGAGATGTTTTCACTAATGATATTGTATATTATATGAGAACGCAGCATAACCTTTTTGTAGGAGAAAGTACTGCCGAGAAAATAAAGATACAGATAGGTGCTGCACTAGAAGACCTAGAGTCGCCGCCAGAAGAAATGTCGGTACAAGGACGTGACTTACTTACAGGTAAGCCAAAGCAAGTAGATGTTTCTTATAGAGAAATTGCAAAAGCATTAGACAAATCTATACAACGTATAGAAGATGCTGTAATGGAAACGCTATCGCAAACACCGCCAGAACTTGCAGCAGATATATACAATACTGGTATATACCTCGCAGGAGGTGGCTCGATGCTTAGAGGACTTGATAAAAGGATATCTCAAAAAACTGATTTACCTGTTTATATTGCCGAAGACCCATTGAGGGCAGTAGTAAGAGGAACAGGAATGGCACTTAAAAACATTCAAAAATTTAGAAGTATACTCATAAAATAAAGAAATAAGAAATGCAGCAAATATTAAATTTTATATTTAAAAACAGTATTCTACTACTGTTTTTGCTGCTTTTAGGTATCTCGTTAACACTTACCATACAGTCGCACGCATACCATAAGAGTATGACAATATCATCGGCAAATGCTGTAAGCGGTTATGTGTATGGACAAGTAAATAATGTAGAAGAGTATTTGCACCTTAAGACCGAAAATGAAAAGCTTGCCGATGAAAATGCCCGATTAAAAAAATTACTTTTTAATACTAAGGACACTCTTGACTTAGCGACTGTAACAATCCCTAACGCAGTAGGCAGTTTTAACGTAATACAGTCTAAAATAATATCCAATTCATACAATAGACACAAAAACTACCTTACTATAAATAGCGGAGCAAAAGATGGTATAAAACCCGATATGGGAGTTGTTAGCGACCTTGGTGTAGTAGGTATAGTAGAAAACGTATCGCCTGGTTATGCTACTTTAATAAGTGTACTAAACTTAAAATTTAAACTAGCTGCAAAAATAAAAAAGAATGGTCATTATGGCTTCTTGGTATGGAATGGCAAAAATGCAGGCTACACGCAACTAACTGATGTACCTCGATTAGCTAAAGTAGATAAAGGAGATACTATTGTAACAGGTGGAAGATCGGATATATTTCCTGAAAACATACCTATAGGTACTATAGATAAAGTATATATAGATAACGAAACTAATTATTATACACTTGACGTAAGGCTATTTAATGACATGACAAGCCTAGGACATGTATATGTTATAGAAAACAAAGACAGAGAAGAGATAATACAACTGGAAGCGGCAACTAAAAATGAATAATAGTATAATAACAAATAGCATCCGTTTTATTATTTTACTTGCACTACAAGTACTTATTTTTAACCGTATAGAGCTTTTTGGCTTTATAAACGCTTTCCCTTATATTTTATTTATATTACTTTACCCTGTAGATGGCAACAAAGCATTACTGCTTATTTTGGCGTTTTTAATGGGGCTGAGTATAGACACATTTTTAAATTCAGGGGGTGCCCATGCAGCAGCAAGTCTTGTGCTTGCCTATATGCGCCCTACCATATTTAAATTCTCTTTTGGGGTAAGTTATCAATACCAAACCGTAAAAATAAATGATCGTCTTTCATCCGAAAGATTTTCATTTATACTTATTTCGGTTGTAATACACCATCTAATTTTATACCTTTTAGAAATATTTAGATTCAGTTTAATGCTTGATATTTTATTGCGCTCAGTATTTTCTGCAATATTTACACTTATACTTTGTATAATTATAATCTATATAACTAAACCCAGTAAACAATGAGAAAGATTCTACTTCCCGCGCTTATCATTGTTGGAGCTCTATTGATATCAACAAAACTATATTACTTGCAGATATTAGATGATTCTTGGGTAAAAAAAAGTGATAATAATGCATATAAAGCAAAATATGAATATCCTGAAAGAGGTTATATATACGATCGTAATGGCACGCTGATGGTTGCCAATCAACCCTCTTATGACATTATGGTAACCCCCATAGAAATGAGCAAGGAAATTGACACTATGGAGGTTTGCAGGTTACTTAATGTTACCAAAGAATATTATATAGAGCGTCTTAATAAAGCCAGAATATATAGCCCAAGACTTCCATCTGTATTTCTTTCGCAACTCAATAAAAAAGAATTTGCTGCTTTTCAAGAAAAAATACGTCGTTTTAAAGGTTTTGATATTATAAAACGTTCACTGCGCGATTATCAAATTCATGCAGCAGCCAACGTTTTTGGCTACATTGGTCAAGTAGGAGAAGCTACTATAAAGAAAAACACATACTATAAAAGTGGCGACCTTATTGGGCGACAGGGCGTAGAGCAAGTATATGAAGATGTACTTCGGGGTATAAAAGGAGTAAAATACATCCAAAAAGACCGTTTTAATCGTGAAATAGGTCCTTTTAAAGGAGGTATTTATGATACCATTGCCATACAAGGAAAAGATATTACACTAACATTAGATAGTGAATTACAAAAATATGGCGAATCATTAATGTTTGAAAAACGAGGTGGTATTGTAGCACTTGAGCCTAAAACAGGTGAAATACTAGCTTTAGTCACAGCACCAACCTATGACCCTGCATTGCTGGTGGGTAGGGATCGCTCTAATAATTACAGACTATTAGAAAAAGACACACTAGGTATCCCGCTTTATGACAGGGGATTGCTAGCAGAATATCCTCCAGGGTCACCATTTAAAATACTTACTGGGCTTATAGGCTTACAAGAAGAGGTTATAGACGAAAACACAGGCTTTACTTGTCGTCACGGTTTTAGTTATGGACGTGGTGCTTTTATGAAATGTCACGACTCTGGCACTAACAGGTTAAACGAAGGAATATACAAATCGTGTAATACCTATTTTGCCAATACTTTTAAGCTAACGATAGACAAGTACCCAAAGTCAGAATCAGGAGTTAACGCGTGGAGCAACCACCTAAAGAGTTTTGGTCTAGGCAACTTCTTGGGGTATGATTTACCTCCTGGAAGAAAAGGACTCATACCAGATGCTAAATACTACCAGCGATATTACCCCAATGGTGGCTGGCGAAGCTCTACAATAATATCAAACTCTATAGGTCAGGGAGAGGTTTTAATGACCCCTATACAACTTGCCAACATGATGGCAACCGTAGCTAACGAAGGATATTATTACACCCCTCATATCATAAAAGAAATTGAAGGAGGTAAAATAGATGAAAAATTTACCACAAAGCATTACACTACAATAGACAAAGAATATTTTGAACCTATCATAGAAGGCTTGTATGACGTGTTTAACCTAGGTACTGCAAGCTCATTACGCGTTAAGGATATAGAAATTTGTGGTAAAACAGGTACTGCCGAAAACTTTACAAAAATAAACGGTGTACAAACGCAGCTTACAGACCACTCTATATTTGTAGCCT comes from the Flavobacterium arcticum genome and includes:
- the mrdA gene encoding penicillin-binding protein 2 translates to MRKILLPALIIVGALLISTKLYYLQILDDSWVKKSDNNAYKAKYEYPERGYIYDRNGTLMVANQPSYDIMVTPIEMSKEIDTMEVCRLLNVTKEYYIERLNKARIYSPRLPSVFLSQLNKKEFAAFQEKIRRFKGFDIIKRSLRDYQIHAAANVFGYIGQVGEATIKKNTYYKSGDLIGRQGVEQVYEDVLRGIKGVKYIQKDRFNREIGPFKGGIYDTIAIQGKDITLTLDSELQKYGESLMFEKRGGIVALEPKTGEILALVTAPTYDPALLVGRDRSNNYRLLEKDTLGIPLYDRGLLAEYPPGSPFKILTGLIGLQEEVIDENTGFTCRHGFSYGRGAFMKCHDSGTNRLNEGIYKSCNTYFANTFKLTIDKYPKSESGVNAWSNHLKSFGLGNFLGYDLPPGRKGLIPDAKYYQRYYPNGGWRSSTIISNSIGQGEVLMTPIQLANMMATVANEGYYYTPHIIKEIEGGKIDEKFTTKHYTTIDKEYFEPIIEGLYDVFNLGTASSLRVKDIEICGKTGTAENFTKINGVQTQLTDHSIFVAFAPKDDPKIAIAVFVENGYWGSRWAGPIATLMIEKYLKGTVSRKDLEVKMLTKGLKEEYAKVISGKPFSINK